A window from Bacteroidales bacterium encodes these proteins:
- a CDS encoding helix-turn-helix domain-containing protein, protein MNNLKLKHTLNFILLLFLSISQSLASNPFLPMIGKSYGEYAMAMKRIHYELDIIEQEQAYNLMTYMDEAVKLAKNSHWELEAKILHITYNFRTKTRLAPDNTYTIEDVIRDYKTIYDEAEKEGDNIIRLRSLRALMNAYYVFVKDYDLTFETAKILEKELGSISSKELPDKLYTYCEIAGMHFKFRNYTEAELFYNKIIEDTEANHCSLLEPAFNGLGLICRYYYDDLETSDMYFYRMLDVTKHEETHNDHHLAWKGVAKGNIGVNLFLRKKYEEAIPLLKFAQEQLAQFMDYSFAFSTAVTLADIFLKQNKIAEAKEYIDLATEYINNTHPQKSHSKLYPILAKYYIITQNDHLAMTYKDSAFIAQKEEYEEYNALKLLYVEQRNWNLEQKAKEDELNAEHLRAVNYRKLAITIGIGTLIVIILFLIIFISYRKKNNTYRALVKNNKEWARSRTPKTEPNNTDTNILNKPTSAELEFMKQIQTMIEEEKLYTNPEFDLSSLADKLNTNRTYLSAIINHCTGKSFTNFINDYRISEAIQIISSPAKILPTIDEIAYRAGFNDRKSLYRVFKKVTGLTPSEFRANVNKESAD, encoded by the coding sequence ATGAACAACCTTAAACTAAAACATACACTTAACTTTATACTATTATTATTTTTGTCAATATCACAGTCATTGGCAAGTAATCCTTTTCTGCCTATGATAGGTAAATCTTACGGGGAATATGCAATGGCTATGAAACGTATTCATTATGAGTTAGATATTATTGAACAGGAGCAAGCCTACAACTTGATGACATATATGGATGAAGCGGTTAAATTGGCAAAAAACAGTCATTGGGAATTAGAAGCAAAAATACTACATATAACTTACAACTTTCGCACAAAAACTCGTCTGGCCCCGGATAATACCTATACTATTGAAGATGTGATAAGAGATTACAAAACTATATACGATGAAGCTGAAAAGGAAGGAGATAATATTATCCGATTAAGGTCATTACGTGCACTTATGAATGCTTATTATGTCTTTGTAAAAGATTATGATCTTACTTTTGAAACTGCAAAAATACTTGAAAAAGAATTGGGTTCCATTTCCTCGAAAGAATTACCGGATAAACTTTATACATATTGCGAGATAGCCGGAATGCATTTTAAATTCCGTAATTACACAGAAGCCGAATTATTCTACAATAAGATAATTGAGGATACTGAGGCAAACCATTGTTCTTTACTGGAACCTGCTTTTAACGGATTAGGGCTGATTTGCCGTTATTATTATGATGATCTTGAAACTTCCGATATGTATTTTTATCGAATGCTGGATGTTACTAAACATGAAGAGACACACAACGACCACCATTTGGCTTGGAAAGGAGTTGCGAAAGGAAATATCGGGGTGAATTTATTTCTTCGCAAAAAATATGAAGAAGCTATCCCTTTGTTGAAATTTGCTCAAGAGCAATTGGCTCAATTTATGGATTATTCATTTGCTTTCAGCACGGCCGTAACATTGGCCGATATATTTCTGAAACAAAATAAAATTGCAGAAGCAAAAGAATATATTGATCTGGCCACTGAATATATAAATAATACGCATCCCCAAAAATCACATTCAAAATTATATCCGATATTAGCTAAATATTATATTATAACCCAGAATGACCATTTGGCGATGACATATAAGGATTCTGCATTTATTGCTCAGAAAGAGGAATATGAAGAATATAATGCATTGAAATTATTATATGTAGAACAAAGAAATTGGAATTTGGAGCAAAAAGCAAAGGAAGATGAACTGAATGCCGAGCATCTTCGCGCCGTTAATTACAGAAAATTAGCAATAACTATAGGAATAGGAACCCTGATAGTTATAATATTGTTTTTGATTATCTTTATTTCATATCGTAAAAAAAATAATACTTACCGTGCATTGGTAAAGAATAATAAAGAATGGGCTCGTTCACGAACTCCCAAAACAGAACCAAATAATACCGACACAAATATTTTAAATAAACCTACATCTGCGGAACTCGAGTTTATGAAACAAATTCAAACAATGATTGAAGAGGAAAAACTATATACTAATCCTGAGTTTGATTTATCAAGCTTAGCCGACAAATTAAACACAAACCGTACCTATTTATCGGCAATAATAAACCATTGCACGGGAAAAAGTTTCACAAACTTTATTAATGATTATCGAATAAGTGAAGCTATACAAATTATATCGTCTCCTGCGAAAATTCTTCCAACTATAGATGAAATAGCCTACAGAGCAGGGTTTAATGATCGAAAAAGCCTCTATAGAGTCTTTAAAAAAGTTACAGGATTAACTCCTTCCGAATTCAGAGCTAACGTAAATAAGGAATCTGCAGACTAA
- a CDS encoding XRE family transcriptional regulator, whose amino-acid sequence MKESIHIGSIIRDKLKEDGRAASWLAKKLNCNRTNIYKIFDKSDINTDQLLMISKILDHDFFSYYSKRLNNEPNGEDNNIKHFH is encoded by the coding sequence ATGAAAGAATCAATTCATATAGGCAGCATAATACGTGATAAGTTAAAAGAAGACGGCAGAGCGGCATCCTGGTTAGCAAAAAAATTGAATTGCAACAGAACCAATATATATAAAATATTTGATAAATCCGATATCAACACAGACCAGCTACTTATGATCTCAAAAATATTAGATCATGATTTTTTTTCATATTATTCTAAAAGATTAAATAATGAACCGAATGGGGAAGATAATAATATCAAACATTTTCACTAA
- a CDS encoding haloacid dehalogenase-like hydrolase produces MEEKFKIAFAYDFDGTLAPGNMQEHKFIPELGIGNHEFWEEANKKAKDNDMDEILAYMELMLEKAEENQISIKKESFTNYGKSIKFFKGVETYFDRINKYAGERNIIIEHHIISSGLREFVSGTIIAKHFKNIFASGFKYNKDGIAEWPALAINYTNKTQYLYRINKGVNNSYDNTIINKYVPYEDRAIPFTNMVYIGDGETDVPAMKMIKYQRGTAIAVYNPSNKISPLTGKTLKDQCLDLIKQNRVDYIAPANYAEGSELDEVIKLVIDKLSTENRLREKVKNY; encoded by the coding sequence ATGGAAGAAAAATTTAAAATAGCCTTTGCATATGATTTTGACGGTACTTTGGCACCGGGAAATATGCAGGAACATAAGTTTATTCCGGAACTGGGTATCGGTAATCATGAGTTTTGGGAAGAAGCTAATAAAAAGGCTAAAGATAATGATATGGATGAAATTCTTGCTTATATGGAGCTTATGCTCGAGAAGGCGGAAGAGAATCAAATATCAATTAAGAAAGAATCCTTCACAAATTACGGCAAATCAATTAAATTTTTCAAAGGAGTAGAAACTTATTTTGATAGAATTAATAAATACGCCGGCGAAAGGAATATTATCATCGAACATCACATTATTTCTTCGGGATTGAGAGAATTTGTATCCGGAACCATTATCGCCAAACATTTTAAAAACATTTTTGCTTCAGGATTCAAATATAATAAAGATGGAATTGCGGAATGGCCGGCTTTAGCAATTAATTACACCAACAAAACGCAGTATTTGTATAGAATAAATAAGGGAGTTAACAATTCTTACGATAATACTATTATAAATAAATACGTGCCCTATGAAGACAGGGCAATTCCATTTACGAATATGGTTTATATCGGCGACGGAGAAACCGATGTGCCGGCAATGAAGATGATAAAATATCAACGGGGAACCGCCATTGCTGTTTATAATCCTTCTAATAAAATATCTCCTTTAACGGGAAAAACTCTCAAAGACCAATGTCTGGATCTAATCAAGCAAAATCGCGTAGATTATATTGCTCCTGCTAATTATGCAGAAGGCAGCGAATTAGATGAAGTTATTAAGCTGGTAATCGACAAACTGAGCACAGAAAACCGTTTGAGAGAAAAGGTAAAAAATTATTGA